Proteins encoded by one window of Chryseobacterium aquaeductus:
- the ribB gene encoding 3,4-dihydroxy-2-butanone-4-phosphate synthase — translation MSDIKLNTIPEAIEDLKNGKIIIVVDDEDRENEGDFLCAAELTTPELINFMAFHGRGLICMPLPEKRCDELGLDIMVSRSSDPKETAFTVSVDLLGDGTSTGISASDRSKTILALMDEKSKPTDFMRPGHIFPLRAKKGGVLKRAGHTEAAIDLTCLAGLKEGGVICEIMNEDGSMSRLPELYAFAQKHNMKIVSIEDLIHYQLKKGNLIERIEERKVNTAYGEFDFCAFRETSNDQIHFALTKGTWAVDEPVLVRVQSSDSYFDVLTRLNNGEKPLLEKVTSMINEEGKGAIIFINNVSNSENTLRKLQQFLNYQDGQQKHPTAAFNYRDYGIGTQILKNLGINKFKVITQNPNVKPQVGGYDVEVTEMVQL, via the coding sequence ATGTCTGATATTAAATTAAATACTATTCCAGAGGCAATTGAAGACCTTAAAAATGGTAAAATAATCATAGTGGTAGACGATGAAGACAGAGAGAATGAAGGAGATTTTCTATGTGCTGCCGAACTTACAACTCCTGAACTGATCAATTTTATGGCTTTTCACGGAAGAGGTCTGATCTGTATGCCACTTCCGGAAAAAAGATGTGACGAGCTTGGTTTAGATATCATGGTAAGCAGAAGTAGTGATCCTAAAGAAACCGCATTTACAGTATCTGTAGACCTTTTGGGCGACGGAACTTCTACAGGAATTTCTGCAAGTGACAGATCTAAAACGATTTTGGCATTGATGGATGAAAAATCTAAGCCTACAGATTTTATGCGCCCCGGTCATATTTTCCCGCTTCGTGCCAAAAAAGGAGGTGTTTTGAAAAGAGCAGGACACACGGAAGCTGCAATTGATCTGACTTGTCTTGCAGGTTTGAAAGAAGGTGGTGTTATCTGTGAAATTATGAATGAAGACGGAAGTATGTCTCGTTTGCCTGAGCTGTATGCTTTCGCTCAAAAGCATAATATGAAAATCGTTTCGATTGAAGATTTGATTCATTATCAGCTTAAAAAAGGAAATCTTATCGAAAGAATTGAAGAGAGAAAAGTAAATACGGCGTATGGCGAATTCGATTTTTGTGCTTTCAGAGAAACTTCTAATGACCAAATTCATTTTGCTTTAACCAAAGGTACTTGGGCAGTTGACGAGCCTGTTTTGGTAAGAGTACAGTCTTCAGATTCTTATTTTGATGTTTTGACGAGATTGAATAATGGCGAAAAACCTCTATTGGAGAAAGTAACAAGCATGATTAATGAAGAAGGAAAAGGAGCAATTATTTTTATCAATAATGTGTCTAATTCTGAAAATACACTGAGAAAATTGCAGCAATTTTTGAATTATCAGGACGGACAGCAAAAACATCCGACCGCAGCTTTTAATTACAGAGACTACGGAATCGGAACACAGATTTTAAAGAATTTAGGAATCAATAAATTTAAAGTAATCACACAAAATCCCAACGTGAAACCACAAGTTGGCGGTTATGATGTTGAGGTGACAGAGATGGTTCAGCTTTAA
- the fmt gene encoding methionyl-tRNA formyltransferase → MKSLKVVFFGTPEFAQTALAAIHQSNHEVVGVVTVADKASGRGQKINQSAVKMYAVENNLNVLQPEKLRNPEFLDEIKSLNADVFVVVAFRMMPKILFEMPELGTFNLHASLLPDYRGAAPINYAVINGEEKTGATTFFINEKIDEGNILLQEEIEILPDENAGSLHDRLMEIGAQLIVKTLDGLSENSITEKPQPQVEHPKNAFKIFKEDTRIDFTKTSKEVHQFILGMSPYPAAFTTLKIEEEEKGLKIYSGKFDITNHEKTSGTLDISKNEFRIYTKDGIYYPLELQLEGKKRMNVKDFLNGFRNFEEIKMA, encoded by the coding sequence ATGAAATCATTGAAAGTCGTTTTTTTTGGTACGCCGGAGTTTGCACAAACAGCTTTGGCAGCTATTCATCAATCAAATCATGAAGTTGTAGGCGTTGTAACTGTTGCTGACAAAGCAAGCGGACGCGGACAGAAAATCAATCAGTCAGCAGTAAAAATGTACGCTGTAGAAAATAATTTGAATGTTTTACAACCAGAAAAATTGAGGAACCCTGAATTTTTAGACGAAATAAAAAGTTTAAATGCTGATGTTTTCGTTGTCGTAGCTTTCAGAATGATGCCGAAGATTTTATTTGAAATGCCAGAATTGGGAACCTTCAATCTTCATGCTTCTCTGCTTCCTGATTATCGTGGTGCTGCACCTATCAATTATGCTGTGATCAACGGTGAAGAAAAAACCGGAGCTACAACATTTTTTATTAATGAAAAAATAGACGAAGGAAATATTCTGCTTCAAGAAGAAATTGAAATTTTACCCGATGAAAACGCCGGAAGTCTTCATGATAGGCTTATGGAAATAGGCGCTCAATTAATTGTAAAAACTTTAGACGGTTTATCTGAAAATTCAATTACAGAGAAACCCCAACCGCAAGTTGAACATCCCAAAAATGCCTTTAAAATCTTCAAGGAAGACACAAGAATCGACTTTACTAAAACTTCAAAAGAAGTTCATCAATTCATACTTGGAATGTCGCCTTATCCAGCAGCTTTCACCACATTAAAAATCGAAGAAGAAGAAAAAGGTTTAAAAATTTATAGCGGAAAATTTGACATTACTAATCACGAGAAAACTTCCGGAACATTAGATATTTCTAAAAACGAATTTAGGATTTATACCAAAGACGGAATTTATTATCCATTAGAATTACAGTTAGAAGGAAAGAAGAGAATGAACGTTAAAGATTTTCTTAACGGATTTAGAAATTTCGAAGAAATAAAAATGGCTTGA